The Nymphaea colorata isolate Beijing-Zhang1983 chromosome 7, ASM883128v2, whole genome shotgun sequence DNA window TCAAACTCTTTGCCTCACCAATCGAGTAGGGCAATTCAGAGAGTGACCTGCAATATGAAACATCTAGCAATTCAAGATTTGCCAAATGTTGGATGGTCTCTGGTATCCCTTCTATTCTGGTTCCCTTTATCAAAAGCTCCTTTAAAGATTCAAGCCTTCCAATTGATTCGGGTAATTTTTTTATGCTCGTTGAGTCAAGAATGAGCTCAGTCAATGATTCCATGCCTCCAAGTTTCTCTGGTAAAATAGAAAGTCTCTTGCAGTCATAAAGGTTAAGCTTTTTAAGACAGCTTAATTTACAAATTTCATATGGTAGTTCCTTTAATCTGATACAGCGCCCCATGGTTAAGATACCCAAGCTTTTCAGATGACCGATAGATTTATCAATTTTAGCCTGCCTAACACAACCATCAAGTACCAACTTCACTAGTTCTGGCAAACAGGAAAAACTTGGAGTAGCCACAAGGTGAATACAATTACTGAGATCAAGAACCTTCATTCTGCTATATGTCTGCAAGTCCATTTCACTTTCATGAGCAAAAAGCTATCATGATCATGCAAATTGATTGTCTATGTATGCCAGAACATGTAGATGTGCCTTATAGATTTATGTCTATACATAGccatgcatgcacatgcatatgatCACTAGTATGTAAAACTTCAAAGAATTGTTTTCATGAACCACACCGAAAATAGGATCCTACAAAATCcatattgagaaacaaaaattatTAAACTAGTAATGTGCTTTGAAGGAAGAAAATGGatagaaaaggaaggaaattcaCAAAACTAACCTTCCCTCTTGGTTGTGGTTGTTTTCTCCATATATATCTGATGTTATTCAGAACAACATCTATCATCCCTCTCATATTCCAATCTTTAGTGATCATGCTTGAAGATAAGTTGAGGACAACTATTTTTTCAAGGCCAAAGTCTTCTGATAATGACTTCAATGGACATCCTCTCCATTCCAGCCATTTTAGTTTCTTAGGGAAACAATCAAATTTACCCTGTATGTGAGTGTTATTGACATGAAGCAATCTGAGATTTAACATTTTCTTAAAGGCCTTGGTGCTGACATGCGTGTTGCTTCCCTCTTTAGAGTTGAAAACAATGCCTTCAATCTTCCTTGATCCCTGAAATTAGATGAAGGAAAGATCTCATTATGACACTTGGCTAGGAAGCTTGTTTAACACATAACCTGGAAGAGCAGAACTTGTCCTAATGGGATTCAGTTAACTTTAACTGAGCCTGCATCCTTCTAGTAAAGTTTTGAAGTTCAATGCCTGAAAACAGAGTATAGACAATCCCAACCAGGACAAAATGAACTCAACTACTTTATTACTAAATTGTCATGAATATCACCAAGATTTCGAAAAATATCATAATGTTACGCAAAACTTTTAAAACCATGATAATCTCAACATCATTCAAGAACTTCAAATATGACCTATTGAAGACACCACAAAGCTAAGGTAAAATTGCAACTTGCAACATATAATACCAAAACATCTGAATATCATatcataaaattttacattcTATTAACCAGGCAACAAGGATAGGTTACCTAAAATAATTGAACAAACTCATAAGGAAAACCAGGCAACAAGGATAGGTTACCTAAAATAATTGAACAAACTCATAAGGAATTCTGGGTACCTTTGAATTCAGACCATTAAGAACAAAAGGTCAGAAGTGAATGCAAGCAACAGCTTTTGACTGAATGTATTGCCATGTATTCTCCTTACCATCCGACAAATCACATGGCACCAATCTCAGGTATGTTTAATCCAAATTTTCTATAATGAGTTTAAGATCAATTTCAAGACTACTTAAAAAgtacaagaaagaaataaagtttcATAGGTGTTTCAGAGgatctttttcatcttcttttagaACAGAGTTTCAATAGGAGTTTAAGAGATCTTTTTCATCTTCGTTTAGGAAATTCGAGAAGTGCATGCACTGAAGATACAACTAAATATGTGGTCATTTTGTGGCCTTTTCCTTAGGACTTTTACAGTCAACTTATCTCTTGCATTGGGAGGTAAATCGTACTTCAACTATTTGATACAATATTTAAGAtcaaagaaaggagaaaatggaGGAGAACTGACCTCGGCATTCTTTAACACATCCAGTATCTCATCAGGATCCCACAACCTGCTACGCTTTCCAGGATCTGAACGTCCTTCTTGTAACACAATCTCTCTGGCCATATCTTGAATTTggtcatgcatttcaaactcaTCTGTTAAACTGCTGATCTTAATAAGAGACTTGTGTATAAGAGTTCTAATTGTTGCAACAGGGTAAAGTCTGCTGTCCTTCCACATATGAAAGGCATTTTCTCTGCCCTTTCCCACGAAAAAGCAAGCAATATCTAGCAGTATACTCTTTTCTGCATCATCCAGCTTATCATAACTTATTTTCAATCTGCCGAATATATCTTTGTCTTGAAACTCTTGCAGCTTTCCAAGCATCTCTGCCCAGTCTTCATGATCTCTAATATCAAAAAAATGGGACCCAAAAATTTGTAGGGTTAAAGGTAGTCATTGTTAACACAACTTTCTTAGATAGTTTTTCATATTCCTTTGCTCGTTTGTCTCCCATAAAGGCGTGATAATTGAACAACTGAAGTGATTGTACTGCACTTAATGTTTTTGGTTTGTAAATTTCACTGTTCGTCACTTGGTGCTGAAGTAGCACTTCTTCCTCTCTGGTTGTGACAATTATCCTGCTTCCTGGACCAAACCAGTCTCGCCTAGCTGCTAATACATTGAgttgatttaaatgattgacaTTGTCAAGAATGAGCAGAACTTTCTTACGAGAAATTCTCCTGCTGATCATGTTAATTCCATGTGCAGTGCTGCTTATAGCGATATCATCGGTTTTCAAAAGGTCTCTAATGAGCTGGGTCTGCAACGTAACAAGCCCACTGGGACTTGGGGAAATTTCTGCAATGTCTGAAACGAAACTGCTTCCATCAAAAGTAAGAAATATCTCATTGTACACGGCCTTGGCAATTGTTGTCTTTCCTATCCCTCCTTCTCCGCAGATACCAATAATGCGAACATCATCTGCTTCAATATCCAACAGCTTCATCACGGCCTTTACACGAGGCTGCATTCCCACAGGATGTGCTGCGACATCAAGTGGGATCTTGTTTACTTCACTAAGAACCCTCTTGACAACAACTTGAATAAGCTTTGCCTCATGCCTGCCATGTTTGGGGTTGCAAAGCAATTATGAAATATGACAAGTACCACAGGGTGGTGAGTGCTAGAAATACTTTAATGGACTTCATTTCTGCTATATTAGCAGGAAAAGTTGCAGTATCTTTTCCCTTTAAACTTAAGCATATTGCAGAGTGCAATTATGAGTAAGCCTTTCTCTTAAGGAAGCATAATGGAACACTCGGTTCGATCGTCCAACCACAAGAGAGAGGTCACACTACTGTTTGTTAGTGATAATTGAAGGCCCATCTTTCAATTTCATGAGCCAGTGACCAGTGTCACATTTACTTGAAAAAAGACATTTTGCGGTTGGCCCAATTAATGGACTGGCCTGTTCCTTGAGCTAAGCTGAGGTGAGTTCGAGTTCCTTGATTCGTTTCATCTGAGCTCATGCTAGTTGCTAATGGTGGACTTTGAGCTTGATTTGAGTTTGAGACAAAGCCGTATAAAGGCTGAGCAGTCTCAGTTAGACCCCGCGTACCCATGTTTGGCATTTATACATTCAACACGAAAACCgcccttcagaaaatcaccTTTACAGGAACGGCTGCTTTGCCaaaaggtctttttttttttctattaggAGGCAACATACCTCCATCTGAATCGTGCTTAAATTAATCCGGCTTTGATGTTTTTGTTCACACTCGGCAAAGGGAGAAAAGGGGACCCCGGAACCAGTAAATTTGCTTTAAAAGATGTTCTTTTGTCATGCTCTTCATGATTTTGCATATTTCAgatgtgaaaagaaaataaaaaatacgattttcaaaacttatttttttacaaGAACGATCTTTTTGtctaaaagaaaatcaatttgatGCGATACcctaaatattttcatttataaaacatgcatgtttgaagtacattataaattcaagcagttatttgaaaatctgaAATGTCAAATGGTAATCTAaaaataggaattttttttttttacaagaacGACGCAATACcctaaatattttcatttgtaaAACCTTTTTTGGCGAAGTACATTATAAATTCAAGCagttatttgaaaatctgaAATGTCAAATGGTAATCTAAAAAtaggtaaaaaaaattttctacaAGAACGATGCAATACCCtaaatgttttcatttataaaacCTTTTTCGGTGAAGTACATTATAAATTCAAGCAGTTATTAGAAAATCTGAAATGTCAAATGGTAATCTAAAAATAGGTAGCCGCTATTTATAAGTTTCCATTCCTATTTATTCAGGATGCATTTGGTAAGTTACAATTGTGATTGGAGAAGTTAGAATGTTGATGTAAAGCCTAGTTTGATCATGAAAATATAACTTTCCTTCGAGGAGACACGATTTTGTGtggatgttatatatatatatatatatatataaatatatatatatatatatatatatatatatatagagagagagagagagagagagagagagagagaggggtacCCCTGGGTCTCTGTCTTCAGATCGTATCCAGAAACCTCCCCTGCTCTCCTCAGGGCTTGCCTCCATTCCTTCGTCTTCGCCTTCAACTCTTCATCCTCATCGTGCTTCCTGAACGCAGCTTCGAATGGACCCTTGACATTCCTCACCTCCCGAGGCTCCACGTCGTAGAAGATGGGGAGCACCAACCTCCCGCACGCCACGATCTTGGCGATCTCCACCAGACACCATTTTGATTCAGCGTAGCCCTTGGAGAAGATGGGTATGAAGATCTCAGAGCCTTGAATGAATCTGAACAGCTCCTCCACCTTTTTGCCCTTATCCAAGCCCTGACTGTCTATGAAGACATTTACGCCTCGCTGCTTCAGTGCTTCGTAGAGGTGGCCGGAGAAGCCCTTCCGAGTGTCCTCCCCCCTGAAGCTCAGGAACACGTCGAAATCGAACCGGGGACGCTTTGAAGACGACGGATTCAGAGGCTGTGGTTCGTCGGCAGTCTTCCTCTTCGTCATTCTCTCCCCTCGACCGAATTGCTTCTTTTCAGAAGATTGGTTTTCCTGATATCCAGTGACCAAGCAATTGCCGTCGACTTTCGACTTTCTTGCTCGTCAACAccttgaaagatgaaaaaccattagtttctcttctcttctccaaATTTATTAGCGGTATCAAAATTCACTGCGGGCTTCGGGCCcttgattttttgttataattgcACTGACGAATGAGCAGGCACGATCTAATTGGGAGATGTGAAGCTATAAGGTAGTTGGTGAGAGATTATTTAAATGAAGAACAATCTTGTTGACCTTTTCACATGCATGAACAGGCAACACATCTGAATTTGATTACCTATTGCATTTAGGAAACTATTCTTTACGCTGTCGGGAAAGTTTTAATAATGCTCTTTGACCTGATCACCTTGATCCAAAGTCCACTGTTCTGTCTTTGTAGAACTTGAAAATGATGCCTAcattaagattttcttttacaGGTTAGTTTTATCAGTTCTATAAGTGAATCATTTTGCCAATTTGtaaatttcaaattctttaaTTAATCTgcaaataattaaataattcaGAACTCATTAAGAATATGGGTTGGTACTGTTAAAATGCAAATATATTCTACCACtagtaaaaaataacattctgCAAATTGATATCACTAACTGAAATTTGGGTTAATGCTCATCATAAGAGGACTAAGAACCCCTAACTTTAGGCAAGTTTGAAGTTTATTAGTCGAACCTCTTAAATTTCtgcatatatatgaatatttgtCCATAATAGTTAGTTTTTCTGAGATCTAAATTACCTAGGCGAACTATTTCTGTTTGTTAGTGGAGAAAAGTTATCTAACTGGAGTCCAGAAGCATCGTCGTAGTTGGTTATGGTTTTGTTCATTTATTAGGGGCAAAACTATCATTTTTCTGACTCAATAATTAATTCAACAAAAATAGTCTTATGGATGTTTTGGATTAACTCTGAAAACTTCAGTAGGTTGCTACGATATTGGAAAATTCATGCATGTTTCATGTCTATCACCAAATCTTTCGGCCCAATTTAAAAATTCCCTTGAAAACAAAAGCTTGTATAGATTTGCCCAAGCTTGACCAGCCTATGTCACAACACATATCCGTACTGGAGCAAACACAATAGGTATTGGCAGATTCAATTAGAAGTTATGCAAATTAATTTTAACGcccaattcaaacaaaaattcTACCCACTGCACTAGTTACGTTATGAGAAATAAGCTTAAATAACGCTACTGCATTTCATCTACTGATCTGGATTGAAGATGACAAAGGTGATCTCATGATCAATAAGTAGATGATAAATTGACAATTAAATGGATTTAGATtatctttcaaatatttgaaaccaaaagatcattttacttttaatttaAAAGGGCGTTTAGATGGCACCTTTTCAGTACTTGGTGATGAGAAAATCAGGTAATGTGAGACCCTAGTTTAATTTTTGACCAGTTTTTAGAAGCCAGTTTGTGTGTATGGACGAAAAGAAATGGGTTTTTGAAGTGCCTCTAGGAATCAGTGTCAGCTCAATATTGCATGGTTGCAATCACACATTGACAAATTACACTGCATCATAAATCCGTAATTGGTAACGGAAAAGGTTGCACTACAAAAAAAGCGTATTCATGGACGCGTGGAAAGCCTCCACTTCAGTTAACTtgtttcttcttgctctttcttagGGAAACCTGAGTCTTAAACTATAGGAAAAT harbors:
- the LOC116258185 gene encoding disease resistance protein RPV1-like isoform X1, with translation MLGKLQEFQDKDIFGRLKISYDKLDDAEKSILLDIACFFVGKGRENAFHMWKDSRLYPVATIRTLIHKSLIKISSLTDEFEMHDQIQDMAREIVLQEGRSDPGKRSRLWDPDEILDVLKNAEGSRKIEGIVFNSKEGSNTHVSTKAFKKMLNLRLLHVNNTHIQGKFDCFPKKLKWLEWRGCPLKSLSEDFGLEKIVVLNLSSSMITKDWNMRGMIDVVLNNIRYIWRKQPQPRGKTYSRMKVLDLSNCIHLVATPSFSCLPELVKLVLDGCVRQAKIDKSIGHLKSLGILTMGRCIRLKELPYEICKLSCLKKLNLYDCKRLSILPEKLGGMESLTELILDSTSIKKLPESIGRLESLKELLIKGTRIEGIPETIQHLANLELLDVSYCRSLSELPYSIGEAKSLRQLRLDETPIQELPKSIGDCDQLE
- the LOC116258185 gene encoding disease resistance protein Roq1-like isoform X2, yielding MTKRKTADEPQPLNPSSSKRPRFDFDVFLSFRGEDTRKGFSGHLYEALKQRGVNVFIDSQGLDKGKKVEELFRFIQGSEIFIPIFSKGYAESKWCLVEIAKIVACGRLVLPIFYDVEPREVRNVKGPFEAAFRKHDEDEELKAKTKEWRQALRRAGEVSGYDLKTETQGHEAKLIQVVVKRVLSEVNKIPLDVAAHPVGMQPRVKAVMKLLDIEADDVRIIGICGEGGIGKTTIAKAVYNEIFLTFDGSSFVSDIAEISPSPSGLVTLQTQLIRDLLKTDDIAISSTAHGINMISRRISRKKVLLILDNVNHLNQLNVLAARRDWFGPGSRIIVTTREEEVLLQHQVTNSEIYKPKTLSAVQSLQLFNYHAFMGDKRAKEYEKLSKKVVLTMTTFNPTNFWVPFF